The nucleotide sequence agagagagagaaagagagagattcctttGGGGCTCATCTGAGCCCTGTTTCTCTCCTCTGCCCCATTTGATTTACATGCAGTCCAGCAATGCCCAAGTGCATGTCAGAGAATGGGAGGTCTGTACATGCCTGATATCCGCACCTAGCCCTTCCCCTCCATTCACTCAAGTTACATAAGCTCAGGGAGAGGGTGGGGCAGAGAGATGGGAGGCAGTTGTAGACCTGCCATTCTCCAGACAGCCCTCGTGCACTGCTCATGTGCACACTCAGCAGGGTAGGGCAGCAACAGATCTGTTGAGCCCAGTGGGGTGCCTTGTGTACATGGGCACAGAAAACAAAGATATTCCTTCTGATCAACATCAAAAATTAATGATGAAAACAACTTCAGGAGGGACACAGTTTCATCTTTTGCTATTTTTTTCTGGAGTACAGCACACTTAATACTGTCAATTTGCCAGCCCAATTAAACGGGTAAACGATTCTTGGAAGACTAACTGTTGGTTTTGCTACAAGGGACAAACACAGCTACTGCACCAGAATGAATTTTTGAAGTGATACCACAGGATACCAGGCAAATGCAATCTTAAGATGTGATGTTgaataaaaacatacttttttaaaaaagggtggtGGTTTTCAAACTGCGTTCCAAGGAATTTGGGGGTTCCTCCAAATCTTATACAGGGCTCCTCGGTAAGATCAGTAGTGGCAGACAAGCATCCCTAAAAGACAGATTCCCCACCACTATCAATCTTCCAATATGGTCCGTAGCTGCAGGAGACTGAGGCCATGCTTTCAGGTTGACCCCAACAACAGGCCTGTCCAACACTCTCTAGGAACAGATATCCTTGGAAATATATTTGGGATCTGTAGCAAACAGCCACTGGAGAAATCTATGGGAGACGTgttgatgtgtgtgagagaaatttCAGAACCACTGATTAAAAGTCATCAAACACCAGCCGATTTCTAACCTTCAATTTGAAACAGGCAGAAAACAATGGTTTTCAAGCATTTACCAACAGCATTTTGGACGAGTCCAACCCTGAAGTGAAAGCTTTATTGCCCATCCCACGGCAGTACTACCTACAGGCACCCTTTTGACTTATTTCTGAATTTCTCTGGTGGGTCCTTAGATACCATATTCAATCGGTAGGCAAGTAGTGCCCACATGTATTTTTCAAAGATTCTGCTAGCAAAGTCAAAGTCAGCATTTTAGCTAGATCTCATGAGATTAGAAAAACATTTGTGATTTGGAAACATTGAGGAAGTAGACGCCGATGTGGTTTAATAGCCAGAGTGTTGGGTTTGGAAATGGGAAACTCGGGTTGAAATCCCTCCTCTAGCTACGAAGTCTGTCTTTGACCAATTGCTGAACCTGTTCAACATTATaggaaataaaatgatgataatcTTTAGCTCTCATGCCTAAGTAGAAATGAACTGGATTAATTGCCTATTACTCCTGCTTCAAGTGTTTTGTTACACCTGTGTTTTAGAGTTTTCGATTGttagctccttggggcagggatctGATATCTTGTATTCTATAAAACACCATAGTGCTATATAAATAGAAACACAGATCTCCTGGGAAGAAAAATGGGGGATGGATAAATCATAAGACAGTTTGACTTTTGTGAAAACATATCAATTATAGTAAATTTCGTAGTAACAGTGGGCACCTGGCCCTGCAAGACAGAATGTTTAGTCTTCTGCTTACAAGTTCAAATTCTTCTCTCTTCAGAGCCAAAATGCCACAAACTAGAATGCGCATGAGGCCTTGGCTAGAACTGCAGATTAATTCCAATGAAATCCCTGGACTTCACTGGATAAACAAGGTATgggtttcttttttccccctctctctttaaaaaaaatagccttTTAATTTTATCAGTTTTAAGTTCAAACACAAATCAAGTCCTCACTAAAGAGATTACAAGAAGCTTATCTATGTTATGGGAAAATATCACATTGTGGTCAGAAAAAAAGTGAGATCCCAGCAATTGGTGGCCTGTGACAGTAGATAAATTTTGCTGAGAATTCCATTGTTGGAAAAATTAATTTATCCAGTGCTTCAGTGACACAAGTTatcatccaactaagtcatacttaaGAGTAGCCTCATGTCTAACTGaattctattgatttcaatagatcTACAATGAATCTTAAATCAGGTACAACCCTAATTGTTTAATGGGATCAAGACTAAAATGATGGGAGGAACTTAGTATGCAAATCTAATTCACCTTGATACTCTGCACAGAATTAAATAATCACGTTATTCACTTCATGCCATACCTCAATGTGTTAATATAGATTTAATCCAGATTCTTACTTTCacacttgtttattttttttaatgctaaaCACATTGAGATGTGTAAGATCCCCAGACCAAGCTGATAGGGTTCTCTGTGGTTAACATCCCCAGAATGCTGCGTGTTAACAGTACATTCTATGAAACAAAATCATACATCAGAGTCTCTTCTTCATTTGGCTGTTATGTGGTATTGTATTAAACTACCAGTAGAAAAATTGCATAGATGTGCACAGAAAGACTGCAGTACTTGCTTCATTCCCCAGTTCCTTTGACGTCTTGAGTTTTCTTGATACTGTCTTCCATATATAACTCAGGGATATCCACTCAGAACTATACTGTTGAATTACAGGAAGAAAAGTTGTTCCAGATCCCATGGAAACATGCAGCCAAGCATGGCTGGGAGCTGGAAAAGGATGCCAGCCTTTTCAGAAACTGGGCCATTCATACTGGTAAGAGCTTCCTTCCATGTAGCCACAAATAAGTCCAATACCATTACTTTTGTGAGGAACCAACATATTTACATTGGCAAAAGGGGCAGTGCCTTTATGCCCCACCTCTTTCTCCTCCAGTTACACAAATAGTAATTTGAATGATTGTGGCCACTATGTACACTAGACAAAACTATTAAAAGGAGTGTGAGCCTGTCTTCCAGCTGTGGCTAATactgttgttttgtttgtttttatttgttggaGGATCTCAGACCAGCATTTTATACACAGAACCACTGAAAGTGAGAGTTGGTTCTGACAacatgtactctctctctctcacctgctTATTTAGGTAATCTATTTGCATGGCAGAGCTCAAAACTAATACAAGATCATGGCTCTTTGTGGAACTGCTTCCAGGTGCATCAGCTAAACTGACTAATAATTTGCCCAATGCCAATCTAAATATTATTTTACTCAGGGATTGCCAGCAACTGTACACATGGCAGGGAGCGGTCAACTAATTCCAGCTCTCTGATGTTCCCGTTTCCAGACTATTGTTTTTCTCAAACACAACAGTATTTTTAGTTGTCTGTTGAAAACATATTTAGGTATACATCTTAAAATAGTAACATGTGAAGTGGCCAGCTCTTGGGATCACAATAGATGTGAACCTCAGTTTCTTAGACTCAAACACGCTAGCCATAGCACTACACTAGCTctcgtctgcctgcctgcctgcctgtctgtctatgtatcatagaatcatagaatagtagagttggaaggggcctataaggccatcgagtccaacccctgctcaatgcaggaatatctatctatctatctatctatctatctatctatctatctatctatctatctatctatctatctatctatctatctatctatctatctatctatctatctatctatctatctatctatctatctatctatctatctatctatctatctatgatgATGCTAGCCATGAGGTTGTGACTGCCTTCCTAAGCCCTTGTCCAGCAATGCAGTTGTCCTCCCTGTGCTGGTCAGAAATGGAAACATTATTTACTGCTACTACTTAGTTTGTATTTGGCTGTTCATCCTGCTGTAGTATGCAGGAAGGATACTTTGTTTCTTAATTGACTATGGCAGATGAACACTTTTTAAtgtgattattattgttgttataagGTGCAGAAGTGTGCCGCTTATTGTTGTAAGTTGATTTGATACTTGTTTTGGTAGAAAGTGACAAGCAAATcaattattattgctgttatCAAGTATtgttactgctactactactgctatttTATCAGCTGCTCAATAAACAAGAGTTCTATGGGCAATGGGCTAATGGGCTATTAATTTGTAATAACCAATTAGAAATCACAATTACAATAAGGCATTGGCAGAAGGTGTGGCCACAAACAAAAGGAAGCATGTACAATCATGTTTGTTTGTGTGAGTTACCTTGAGCTACACAGGCTGAAATGATCCAGTATTACACATATGAATGTGTTGGTTGGGTTCTTCTCAGGCCAGGTGACTGGATTTTAGGTATTGTTGGCTATATCTACTTCTTAGGTTGCATGTTGCTCAACTCAGATTTACACTGTCTGTCATTATATAGGAAGGTATAAACCAGGAGATAAAGAGCCTGATCCCAAAACCTGGAAGGCAAATTTCCGCTGTGCCATGAATTCATTGCCTGATATTGAAGAGGTGAAGGACAAAAGCATTAGCAAAGGTTCAAGTGCTGTCCGGGTCTACAGGATGTTGGAACCCTCAGCAAAGTCACAGAAAAAAGGTATGAAGGGTGCAGTCCCTTTTCACTGATAACGGACATTTTTTCAGAACTCACTATATATTCATTGAGAATGAGGCTATCATTGGCTGCATAATGGCTATATAGCCCTTTAGTATGAGAGGCTTCATGGCTCTAAATACCAACCATGGGAGGGAGCTGTCACACTCATATCCCGCCTCTCTCCTCACAGATACCTGGTTGCCCAGTGTAAGGAaaagggatgctggactagatggggatttgatctgatccagcagggctcttctttagttttactttcAGTATACCCCTAAAACTCACTGTTGGCAAAAGGAGGTAGCTCAGGATGGAAAATGTGTTCCATATAAAGCCTCTGTGGTGCTCTCCATGAACAGCTATTGTTTATTGTCATCCCATGGTTGCCATTATGGCCTGTAAACTTCTATCAAAATCAGTAGAAAACCTTAAGGGGCATAGCCTTGCAGGGCATAAGAATACCATTAATATTTCAAGTGATAAGAGAGAAATTGTGCCATAAAATTGATGACACCTGATACTGTCTAAATTCTCTGTAGTTTCCTTCTCATAAATGCATTTCTTTGCACTAAGTCTGTACTTTTGTGTTTCATGAACAGAAAAGAAATCAAAGGTTCTGAAAAGAAAGGTATGTATTCACTCTATCAAGCTGTAACACTCCTTCTCATACCCAGGGCTGCTAAGCCTGCGCTAGGGATCTTATTGTATCCCAATGGAGCAATTCAAGACATCAGAACTAGATGCTaatatagtttatttaaaagataagTTTGATAGTAGGAACAGGAGACTGTTGTAGCCTTCCTCACTATTGGGACACCAGTATTGCCAGTCTCTGTGGGTTGGGTGGCAAGCCTCTGCATGCCTCATCGCCCTGCCTTGTGTCCAACTGGTGCTGCTATGAGCAAGCTTTTATAGCAGAGGCCCTTGAGCCTCATGCAGCTGAGGTGACATTTTTATGTTACAGAAAGACAATCCTGAGTTGTTTACTACAGCCTCTTACTTGTGTACTGTCCTAGTCAAAAGATTCTGATAAACTAGGAAGTAGCTGGGATTGGTAGCTGACTAGTGAGTTTCCTCAACCTAAGCAACAGGTTGCAGAGCATAAGACCATGAGCCCTCTCCATGTGCAAGAGTCAGGTGGTCTGCACCAAAGGGAATATTCCCATTTGTTTTGCCGTATATTCTCATGTTCTCACACTGCTGTGGTCACATGATGATGAGGCCTCCTGCTACCTGGCATGGCTTCCCATGGCCACGTGCTGAGCTTGCAGGTCATGACCCAGCACAGTGCTGGGCTGGGAACTGCAGAAAAGCTGTTTTAGCTCCTGAAGGAAGGCATTCTGCCTCCTAGCTCTGGTTAGCAATATAGGCCTCATGTAATGGCCTCTGATATGCATCGTTTCAAGTTCCTAAATATACCAAAGTAGGCATGCTAAAGGGCACATTGCATATGTGGCAATACAGCTAGTCAGAGAATATTTCACAGAAAAATAACCATTATAGGTAGGAGTCAGCCAGTTATGCTTTCGGGTCCAGAAAGGATCCCTACGCGTGTGAAGAATGAGTGGGTACACCAGCCTAAACCTCCTCGAAATACAATGTCTTCTGGATATGGCATAACACAAGCAAGTGAAACATTTGTTTGAATCTCATAGCCTAACATGTGTAGACTTGGATCCTAACCTAGAGTGGAACAGAATTCACATTCATGGAATTTTCAAAATACTTTCGGCAGCATTCAGTCTGCCATCCCCACTCAAGCTTTGGCtttttaggattgcaacctagaaGTTTCCACAAAATACAATAGATAAttttgttaaactgaaaataatcTCAGACACTGAAAGCAAAGCATCCACAGATTGCTTTTGCCAAAGGGATGATTCCAGTTAAGAATATAAGCAGAGCCTactaggccagtggcccatctagtccagcatcctgttctcacagtggccaaccagatacccttgggaagcccacaagcaggacctgagtgcaagagcgctctccccacctgtggctaccaggaactggttttcagaagcatactgcgtcTGACTATgctggcagaacacagccatcatggccagtagccattgatagccttatcctccatgatctgcttttaaaaaaatttttttaaaaattcataggTCATCAATGGTTAAGAAATGTATGCCTTAGATTGGTTTAAGTTAGGGTTGTGGGACCACTGCATGGACTAGCTTTGACAGATGAGTGGGGTAACCCAGTTGACAATCGTATGATGACAAATTATGACATAAGACATCACATAATCAACAAGTGagtgtcccacccacctgtgaaAATCCCTTGTGCGtcccaagcttgggaaccacagccCAAGGGGCATTGCCAGCCATATGCTTTGGAAGACTCCCCACATTTCCTTCCTGGATGTCAGAGATAGAAAGGAGCCATGCAGGGCAGCTTCAAAGAGCAGTGCTGGGAAAGAGAAGTggtttccattgaatggaaactgTTTTCTCCTCCTTGAGCAAGGTGCACTCTTACCACCCATCAGCTGGTGAGCAGTTGGGAGTGTGCCCTGCTTCAGCAAAGGAACTATTGGGAACCCACTTTAATCTCGTGGTTGTTCCTTTGAAGCTCTGCCCTTACCCACCCCTTACCTGACATCATGCATGGTCAGATGTAGGGCCTGGGCAGGTGATACTTTCAGTCTTAATATTAGGTAGACATTTTGACAATAGaggtccttttttttttgcagtcagTGGACGATATCAAGACAGAAGAAACAGCCAATGCAACAAGCAGCATTCAGCTACCAGATGACCACAGTAACTATGCACTTctgagctacccacctgagaaaATAGAGGTGGGGAGCACATTAGGAGGTGAGAGACAACCTGAACCATCTTTTTCTGTAGTTTTCAAATGGTGGCGCTATTAATCTCAATGTAAAGAAATCAAGCGCTAGAATCCACCCAATACACCCAGGTGGTTGCGATTTGTCTGGGAAGAACTgcagtgggtgggcaggctacctgttatttatttttatagccACAAAAGGCTTTCAGAGCAACTTACAGAAGATTCTTAAAATAAATGATATCCTGATAAAGCAGGATCCATGACTATGTGGAGGAGTCTCATCTTCTGGTAGGATCCCTCTGCAGACCTTCCCCACAGAACACATTAAATGTCAGGGACTGGGAGGGCATGACACAGTGTGGGAGGTCTGTGTGCACATCCCTGCCCTTGGTCATACTTCTGAGTATTGGTGTTCAGGCAAAAGTCTGAACATGCCTAAAATCACACACCATTCTAGTACAGGGATAGAAATTACATGGTGTCTATAAGGAACCAGGATGATACAGACAGCATTTCCTGCTCTCCCCCTTGTTcttcctagggatgggggagcagcAGCTCCCCTCAAGATCTTTGGTGAGGGAGTAGGGCTGTGCAGCTGAAACTCACTAAGTTTCTATGTCTTTTCAGATCTCTCCACATGTAACCTAAACAATAATGACTGGGGATGCCCACTAGACGTTCAGTTGCCTGACAGCACAAACGACATGTATCGACTTCAAGTGTCGCCCATCACATCCTCCTCTGATGGTTGGTATTTCATTGTCCATAACTGTTGGGTAATGGATTGATCATAACTGAGTTGAGAGAACGAACCAAGAATATAGGATGGCAAGGGTTATGTAAGCTAGTGTgacttttaaaacataaaattatCTAAACATGTAGCCACATCTTCttcatgcttattcagaagtaaggtcTACTTTGTTCAGTAGGACTTCCTGGGTAactgtgcataagattgcagctttaAAGTTGGACAGATTTTACTTGCCCAAAATATTCTTCTGATTATACCACCTACGAAGGCAATGGCTTGCTTGGACTCTAAAGCATTTCAGTCCTGAGCCAGCCAAAGATAAGCACTCTTAaatctcactgatttcaatgggaaatattgttgtttgttgttggcctgccttcaagttgatcctgacttatggcgaccctacgaatagggttttcatggtaggcggtattcagagggggtttaccattgtcttcctctgaggctgagaggcagtgactggcccacggtcacccagtgagcttcatggctgtgtggggattcgaaccctgctctcccaggttgtagtccaacactctaaagactataccacactggctctttaatgGGGAAGATAATGATATGTTTAAATAAATGGGACATAAACTTGCTTAATTTTCACCTGGATTGTACCCTTTGCTAGAAAGGGAGCGATTCCTGTGCTAGCGACAAACGTGTAAATcctataaaaatcaatataattcTTTGTGTAAACTAATGAtcaattttacattgtttggtCATGTGATTAGAAATTATAACTGTTACAGTTGGCGGTGGAAATTGGGAAACAATCAATAAAGATTTAGTCAACAAAAACTCTTTAGCTGCATTGAGTatgctttttctcttcttttcttccttcaatGACTTCATATAACATCACAGGAACTGATGAGGATGACGATAAACTGAACTTGGTAAGACTGCCTTTTCCTTTCAGAATAATGTTGGCATGATCTAGGTGTTCATATGTACTACAGAGTAAGGCATTTTCCCATCTGCACCCAACCCACTGATGCCCTGAGAGGAGGTGCTCTCAATCAGGGTAGActgggctagataggccaatgTCCTGAACCAACATAAGGCATTGTCCTAGGTTCACATGAAGGCCCTGAGTCAACAGAATggtgaagggctatagctcagcggttctgctttgcatgcagaaggtctcaggttcaatcccccagcatcttcaggtagggctaggggAGACCCCTGCCtataatcctggagagccaccgccagtcagtgtagacagtactgaactagatggacgaatggtctgacttagtataaggtagCCTCCTACGTTCCTAAGAGCCTTACCCCAGCTTGGGCTAAATTATCAGTAAGCCATGATAGCTACTGAAATAGGAGAAAATCCTGAGTTTGGGCCTAATCTGCAAGCCCTGAGTGACATGTGCATGTGGGGAGTTCAGCTGCCATAGGTGAGCATCACATTGCTGCTCCCTCAGGCCAGGGAGCTGAAGGTCCCTCTTAGGATGGAAGAGAGGCCACAGAAGCTGAGCATCCAATATCCCAATAGAGGCTCTGgagctgcttctctgctgggggAATGATCTGgcaatataaatgaataaaaaaagataaggcccttattttaatttttattaagttTTTGTGTTTGAACTTGGCAGAAGCAGTTAGTGCAGCATTTGTTGAAGTGAATTAGAGATACATAGAATAAGAAATGTGGTTGATTTTATTGCCCCTTCCCATTTTGCCTGACAGAGAGACCTGTGTAACTCAGAGGTCACTAGCATTTATGCCAACGTATATGCACTGAATTACAAGTTTCCCTTACCTATGTTGTAACTTATCCATTTGAAAGATGGATGATAGTGGCTGTTGAACTTAACTGAATACAGATATGGAAAGCtggtttaaaatgttttccctgTTTGTTTCCTAACAGCTACTTAACAGTTCTGATTGGTACCAAACCAATGTTGGTGGGAAAGGATTCCTAATCAATGAAACTGGCATGCAAACTTTCTTCTTTGACCTTAACATAGAGGACCAAGATGCTGACATTGACACAAATGCAGGTATAACTGCCTTCTGTTTTACATTCAGAATACAGCTGAAGGCAGAAAAAAGTAGCCAGTGGGATT is from Rhineura floridana isolate rRhiFlo1 chromosome 3, rRhiFlo1.hap2, whole genome shotgun sequence and encodes:
- the IRF1 gene encoding interferon regulatory factor 1 isoform X1; translation: MKRLSKRVILSTEDDIYLKVESKSEARNAGDKVPMQIAHGIQSCAPTRSRPGGRGTFLTSIAIERAKMPQTRMRMRPWLELQINSNEIPGLHWINKEEKLFQIPWKHAAKHGWELEKDASLFRNWAIHTGRYKPGDKEPDPKTWKANFRCAMNSLPDIEEVKDKSISKGSSAVRVYRMLEPSAKSQKKEKKSKVLKRKSVDDIKTEETANATSSIQLPDDHSNYALLSYPPEKIEVGSTLGDLSTCNLNNNDWGCPLDVQLPDSTNDMYRLQVSPITSSSDGTDEDDDKLNLLLNSSDWYQTNVGGKGFLINETGMQTFFFDLNIEDQDADIDTNAELMPFDMKNSLDFPLVDSLRTCLPPISCSI
- the IRF1 gene encoding interferon regulatory factor 1 isoform X2, whose product is MPQTRMRMRPWLELQINSNEIPGLHWINKEEKLFQIPWKHAAKHGWELEKDASLFRNWAIHTGRYKPGDKEPDPKTWKANFRCAMNSLPDIEEVKDKSISKGSSAVRVYRMLEPSAKSQKKEKKSKVLKRKSVDDIKTEETANATSSIQLPDDHSNYALLSYPPEKIEVGSTLGDLSTCNLNNNDWGCPLDVQLPDSTNDMYRLQVSPITSSSDGTDEDDDKLNLLLNSSDWYQTNVGGKGFLINETGMQTFFFDLNIEDQDADIDTNAELMPFDMKNSLDFPLVDSLRTCLPPISCSI